A DNA window from Aedes aegypti strain LVP_AGWG unplaced genomic scaffold, AaegL5.0 Primary Assembly AGWG_AaegL5_hic_scaff_276_PBJ_arrow, whole genome shotgun sequence contains the following coding sequences:
- the LOC110681042 gene encoding mitochondrial import receptor subunit TOM40 homolog 1-like, translating to MGNVLAASKPIAAGGLPPPLPAEPIPASPEPEKPLENPGSMEELHKKCKDVMPANFEGAKLMINKGLSNHFQVSHTINLNSSNTSGYRFGATYVGTKQMSPSEAFPVILGDIDPAGNLNANIIHQLTPNVRCKFASQIQNQKVTAAQLTTDYKGQDFTASLTVGNPNILNNSGVMVAHYLQAVSRVR from the coding sequence ATGGGAAACGTGCTCGCCGCTTCAAAACCGATCGCTGCCGGTGGCCTTCCACCTCCCTTACCAGCGGAACCAATCCCTGCCAGTCCGGAACCGGAGAAGCCTCTGGAGAACCCCGGATCGATGGAGGAATTGCATAAAAAGTGCAAAGATGTCATGCCGGCCAATTTCGAGGGCGCGAAGCTAATGATCAACAAAGGGCTCAGCAATCACTTCCAAGTGTCCCATACGATTAACCTCAACTCGTCCAACACGAGCGGATATCGATTCGGGGCCACCTATGTGGGCACAAAGCAAATGTCCCCCTCGGAGGCCTTCCCGGTCATATTGGGAGACATTGACCCGGCTGGGAACCTAAATGCGAACATCATCCACCAGCTGACGCCGAATGTCCGGTGCAAATTCGCATCGCAGATCCAGAACCAGAAAGTAACTGCCGCACAGCTGACCACGGACTACAAGGGGCAGGATTTCACCGCCTCGCTGACCGTGGGCAATCCCAATATCCTGAACAACTCCGGCGTGATGGTGGCACATTACTTGCAAGCGGTAAGTAGAGTTAGATAG